From a single Leopardus geoffroyi isolate Oge1 chromosome E1, O.geoffroyi_Oge1_pat1.0, whole genome shotgun sequence genomic region:
- the P3H4 gene encoding endoplasmic reticulum protein SC65 has translation MGRAAWGLLWLLLGSAAGQYEKYSFRGFPPEDLMPLAAAYGHALEQYEGESWRESARYLEAALRLHRLLRDSEAFCHANCSGPAPPAASFPGLEPGPDGGRGDEWARELRLFGHVLERAACLRRCKRTLPAFQVPYPPRQLLRDFQSRLPYQYLHYALFKANRLEKAAAAAYTFLQRNPKHELTAKYLSYYRGLLDAAEEPFTDLEAQPYEAVFLRAVKLYNSGDFRSSTEDMERALAEYLSVFARCLAGCEGAHEQVDFKDFYPAIADLFAESLQCKVDCEANLTPNVGGYFVEKFVATMYHYLQFAYYKLNDVRQAARSAASYMLFDPDDSVMQQNLVYYRFHRARWGLEEEDFQPREEATLYHNQTAELRELLEFAHMYLQPDDEMELEETVPPVEPKDPPSDAEFEGEGDYEEGIYADWWQEPDAKGDEAEAELEPELA, from the exons ATGGGGCGGGCGGCGTGGGGGCTGTTGTGGCTGCTGCTGGGCAGCGCCGCGGGGCAGTACGAGAAGTACAGCTTCCGGGGCTTCCCGCCCGAGGACCTGATGCCCCTGGCCGCGGCCTACGGGCACGCGCTCGAGCAGTACGAGGGCGAGAGCTGGCGCGAGAGCGCGCGCTACCTCGAGGCGGCGCTGCGGCTGCACCGGCTGCTGCGGGACAGCGAGGCCTTCTGCCACGCCAACTGCAGCGGCCCTGCGCCGCCCGCGGCCTCCTTCCCGGGGCTCGAGCCCGGCCCCGACGGCGGCCGCGGCGACGAGTGGGCCCGCGAGCTGCGGCTCTTCGGCCACGTCCTGGAACGCGCCGCCTGTCTGCGGCGCTGCAAGCGGACGCTGCCCGCCTTCCAGGTGCCCTACCCGCCGCGGCAGCTGCTGCGCGACTTCCAGAGCCGCCTGCCCTACCAGTACCTGCACTACGCGCTGTTCAAG GCTAACCGGCTGGAGAAGGCTGCGGCCGCGGCCTACACCTTCCTCCAGAGGAACCCGAAGCACGAGCTAACCGCCAAGTATCTCAGCTACTACCGGGGGCTGCTGGACGCCGCCGAGGAGCCCTTCACGGACTTGGAGGCGCAGCCCTATGAG GCGGTGTTCCTCAGGGCCGTGAAGCTCTACAACAGTGGAGACTTCCGCAGCAGCACCGAGGACATGGAGCGGGCCCTGGCTGAGTACCTGTCCGTCTTTGCCCGGTGTCTGGCTGGCTGTGAGGGGGCCCACGAGCAGGTGGACTTCAAGGACTTCTACCCGGCCATAGCAG ATCTCTTTGCAGAGTCCCTGCAGTGCAAGGTGGACTGTGAGGCCAACTTGACCCCCAACGTGGGCGGCTATTTCGTGGAGAAGTTCGTGGCCACCATGTATCATTACCTGCAGTTTGCCTACTACAAGT TGAATGACGTGCGCCAGGCCGCCCGCAGTGCTGCCAGCTACATGCTCTTCGACCCTGACGACAGTGTCATGCAGCAGAACCTGGTGTATTACCGCTTCCACCGGGCTCGCtggggcctggaggaggaggacttCCAGCCCCGGGAG GAGGCCACGCTCTACCACAATCAGACAGCGGAGCTTCGGGAACTGCTGGAGTTCGCACATATGTACCTGCAGCCAGATGATGAG atggaactggaagagACAGTGCCGCCTGTAGAGCCCAAGGATCCCCCATCCGATGCCGAGTTCGAGGGGGAGGGGGACTACGAGGAGGGCATCTATGCTGACTGGTGGCAGGAACCGGATGCCAAGGGTGATGAGGCGGAGGCCG agcTGGAGCCTGAACTAGCATGA
- the FKBP10 gene encoding peptidyl-prolyl cis-trans isomerase FKBP10, giving the protein MFRTVPPSRTFLRLPLLQLLLLLVQAVGRGLGRASPAGGPLEDVVIERYHIPRTCPREVQMGDFVRYHYNGTFEDGKKFDSSYDRSTLVAIVVGVGRLITGMDRGLMGMCVNERRRLIVPPHLGYGSIGVAGLIPPDATLYFDVVLLDVWNKADTVQVSTLLHPAHCPRTVQDSDFVRYHYNGTLLDGTAFDTSYSRGGTYDTYIGSGWLIKGMDQGLLGMCPGERRKIIIPPFLAYGEKGYGTVIPPQASLVFHVLLIDVHNPKDTVQLETLELPPGCVRRAVAGDFMRYHYNGSLMDGTLFDSSYSRNHTYNTYVGRGYIIPGMDQGLQGACMGERRRITIPPHLAYGENGTGDKIPGSAVLIFDVHVIDFHNPEDPVEIKILSRPPETCNQTTKSGDYVRYHYNCSLLDGTKLFSSHDYGDPQEATLGANKVIEGLDTGLQGMCVGERRQLVVPPHLAHGESGARGVPGSAVLLFEVELVSREEGLPTGYLFVWHEDPPVNLFEGLDLNKDGEVPPEEFSAFIKAQVSEGKGRLMPGQDPEKTIADMFQNQDRNQDGKITVEELKLKSDEDQERVHEEL; this is encoded by the exons ATGTTCCGCACGGTGCCCCCCAGCCGCACCTTCCTCCGGCTCCCCCTGCTGcagttgttgctgctgctggtacaggcagtggggagggggctgggccgTGCTAGCCCGGCCGGGGGCCCCCTGGAAGATGTAGTCATCGAAAGGTACCACATCCCCAGGACCTGTCCCCGGGAAGTGCAGATGGGGGACTTTGTTCGCTACCACTACAACGGCACTTTCGAGGATGGCAAGAAGTTTGACTCCAG CTATGACCGAAGCACCTTAGTGGCCATCGTGGTGGGCGTGGGGCGCCTCATCACCGGCATGGACCGAGGCCTCATGGGCATGTGTGTCAACGAGCGGCGACGCCTCATTGTGCCTCCCCACCTGGGCTACGGCAGCATCGGTGTGG CGGGGCTCATTCCCCCGGATGCCACCCTGTACTTCGATGTGGTCCTGCTGGATGTGTGGAACAAGGCAGACACTGTGCAGGTGAGCACCTTGCTGCACCCAGCCCACTGTCCCCGCACGGTCCAGGACAGCGACTTTGTCCGCTACCACTACAATGGCACGCTGCTGGATGGCACTGCCTTTGACACCAG CTACAGTAGGGGCGGCACTTATGATACCTACATCGGCTCTGGCTGGCTGATCAAGGGCATGGATCAGGGGCTGCTGGGCATGTGtcctggagagagaagaaagatcaTCATCCCTCCGTTCCTGGCCTATGGCGAGAAAGGCTATG GGACTGTGATCCCCCCACAGGCCTCCCTGGTCTTCCACGTGCTACTGATTGATGTCCACAATCCGAAGGACACCGTCCAGCTGGAGACACTGGAGCTACCTCCTGGCTGCGTCCGGAGAGCTGTGGCTGGAGACTTCATGCGTTACCACTACAATGGCTCACTGATGGACGGCACCCTCTTTGATTCCAG CTACTCCCGCAACCACACCTACAACACCTATGTGGGGCGGGGCTACATCATCCCAGGGATGGACCAGGGGCTGCAGGGCGCCTGCATGGGGGAGCGCCGGAGGATCACCATACCCCCCCACCTCGCCTATGGGGAGAACGGGACTG GAGACAAGATCCCTGGCTCCGCGGTGCTGATCTTTGACGTCCACGTCATTGACTTCCACAACCCTGAGGATCCAGTGGAAATCAAGATACTGTCCCGGCCCCCTGAGACCTGCAACCAGACCACCAAGTCTGGGGACTATGTTCGCTACCACTACAACTGCTCCCTGCTGGATGGCACCAAGCTCTTCTCCTC ccacgACTACGGGGACCCCCAGGAGGCTACCCTGGGGGCCAATAAGGTGATCGAAGGCCTGGACACGGGCCTGCAGGgcatgtgtgtgggagagaggcGGCAGCTCGTGGTGCCCCCGCACCTGGCGCACGGAGAGAGCGGAG cccggGGTGTCCCGGGCAGCGCAGTGCTGCTGTTTGAGGTGGAGCTGGTGTCTCGGGAGGAGGGGCTGCCCACCGGCTACCTGTTTGTGTGGCACGAGGACCCTCCTGTCAACCTGTTTGAAGGCCTGGACCTCAACAAGGATGGCGAGGTCCCCCCGGAGGAG TTCTCCGCCTTCATCAAAGCTCAAGTCAGTGAGGGCAAAGGACGCCTCATGCCTGGGCAGGACCCAGAGAAGACCATAGCAGACATGTTCCAGAACCAGGACCGCAACCAGGATGGCAAGATCACTGTCGAGGAGCTCAAACTGAAGTCAGACGAAGACCAGGAGCGAGTCCATGAGGAGCTCTga